One window of Misgurnus anguillicaudatus chromosome 13, ASM2758022v2, whole genome shotgun sequence genomic DNA carries:
- the LOC141369276 gene encoding uncharacterized protein: protein MMSTEILHARTVEVNKKPHLCLFAVRDIQPGEEITYSYGDSDWPWRAKVSSTESSDKSPVSSLDLQKLFHQAPPVSSSALYKVYINEPHKQVEPQQSGKASTSENKMKLKDCHERFNRAQIKTKKTAIEPSQEYFMPSSPVMTTSSSSSPVQPSSPVKTTSSSSSPVHPSTPLPCAASTPVISSSQVSETLSLMEMHSLRQSRKRQYSGSAYSDSDVTDYSDVDYIPQISSDESDGSASGQSKAERSSDGSNNKSECSDPRPNKRLRHTKSPLSKRKAEEAGSSSAKCMTAMSSKRMKCQTEETETSSDKKTLVQSMPSPQKKSRSYNKKQYCLYCSKPYAKMARHLEFVHRNEVEVAKAVAFPKRSKERRVQLNLLRKRGNFAHNTDVVRKGEGEMIACYRPKKCKNPKEFIHCIHCQGLYNKLSLWNHSKNCPLKPKDDEAQGRKRVRSLCALKTPVGLEVSKGFKKVLSLMNYDEVSRVIHSDRCIMQLGEHMFNRMGSDVTKHDYIRQKMREVGRLLLEARRITPLKTMEDFMIPANFKHVISAVKVVSGFDEEKNSYRIPSLALKLGHSLKKICSIVESNAMMYGDHERAECARDFRKVHQARWN from the exons ATGATGAGCACAGAAATCCTACATGCAAGAACTGTTGAAGTGAACAAAAAACCTCATCTGTGTCTTTTTGCTGTACGAGATATCCAACCAGGAGAAGAAATCACTTACAGTTATGGAGATTCAGATTGGCCTTGGCGAGCTAAG GTATCATCAACAGAATCCAGTGATAAAAGCCCAGTCAGCAGTTTGGATTTGCAGAAATTG TTCCATCAGGCTCCTCCTGTTTCCTCATCTGCCCTGTATAAGGTGTACATCAATGAACCACATAAGCAAGTTGAGCCACAACAGTCAGGCAAAGCAAGTACATCAGAGAATAAAATG AAACTCAAAGATTGCCATGAGCGCTTTAACAGAGCACAAATTAAAACGAAAAAGACTGCCATAGAGCCATCACAAGAATATTTCATG CCCTCATCACCTGTGATGACCACATCATCGTCCTCTTCTCCTGTGCAGCCCTCATCACCTGTGAAGACCACATCATCGTCCTCTTCTCCTGTGCATCCCTCTACACCCTTGCCCTGTGCTGCTTCCACCCCTGTGATTTCCTCATCACAGGTGTCTGAGACACTGTCTTTAATGGAG ATGCACTCATTAAGGCAATCAAGAAAAAGACAG taTTCTGGGAGTGCCTACAGTGATTCAGATGTTACGGACTACAGTGATGTTGACTATATACCCCAGATCAGCTCAGATGAATCAGatggaagtgcttctggacaaAGCAAGGCTGAAAGGAGTTCAGATGGATCAAACAATAAGTCTGAATGTAGTGATCCTAGACCCAACAAACGTTTAAGACATACTAAATCACCCCTTTCAAAAAGGAAAGCTGAAGAGGCAGGTAGTtcatctgccaaatgtatgACAGCAATGTCATCAAAAAGGATGAAATGCCAAACTGAAGAGACCGAAACCTCATCTGACAAAAAGACTTTGGTTCAGTCAATGCCATCACCACAAAAAAAGAGCAGGtcatataacaaaaaacagtatTGCCTTTATTGCTCTAAGCCATATGCAAAAATGGCAAGACACCTTGAGTTTGTACATCGCAATGAAGTAGAGGTTGCAAAGGCTGTAGCTTTCCCAAAACGTTCCAAAGAACGAAGAGTCCAGTTAAACCTTCTTAGAAAAAGGGGCAACTTTGCCCACAACACAGATGTGGTGAGAAAAGGGGAAGGTGAGATGATTGCCTGCTACCgtccaaaaaagtgcaaaaACCCCAAAGAATTTATCCACTGTATTCACTGTCAAGGCCTTTACAACAAGCTCAGCCTATGGAACCACAGTAAAAACTGTCCACTTAAACCGAAGGATGATGAAGCTCAGGGCAGAAAAAGAGTAAGATCTCTTTGTGCCCTAAAAACACCTGTTGGCTTAGAGGTGAGTAAAGGTTTCAAGAAAGTACTTTCCCTGATGAACTATGACGAAGTTTCAAGGGTGATTCATAGTGACAGATGCATCATGCAACTGGGAGAGCACATGTTTAACAGGATGGGATCTGATGTGACCAAACATGACTACATCCGACAGAAAATGAGAGAAGTTGGCAGACTTCTTCTTGAAGCAAGAAGGATAACCCCACTGAAAACAATGGAGGACTTCATGATACCAGCAAACTTCAAACATGTCATATCAGCTGTGAAAGTTGTGTCTGGCTTTGACGAAGAGAAGAACTCTTACCGCATTCCCTCTTTAGCCCTCAAACTTGGACATTCTTTAAAAAAGATCTGTAGCATTGTTGAAAGTAATGCGATGATGTATGGAGACCATGA